The genome window ATGGAAGAGGATGGGTAAGAGAAATGATTCCGTCTTACCGCTTCCCGTGCCGGTAGCGACTACCACGTTCCGGCCTGCCGCTATCCTGCGTATGGCTTCTTCCTGGTGGCGCCAAAGGGGGCGATCTCCCTCGATAGCCTGCAAGAACGCGTCATCTGGGTTCACGCCTAGTTCCGGTAGCAGAGTTCGCGGGGTCTCACCCCGCGTGAATGCTGGCATACTCTCGAGATACGGGCCTTTGATAAGGTCCTCGGATTCCAACGCCTTGGCGAAGGAGTTCCGTAGCACGGGGTCGCGAAAATAGAAGGTGGTCTCCAGGTAGGCCCGATACCGGGCGGCGATGGTATTACACATGTTGAGGACATCATGGGCGGACACCGACGTGCTCCTCCTCCGTCAGGTTTGCGAAGCCTCCGTGCAGAACTTGTCGTAATGGTACCTACAGAACCAGGTGGTTGGCGCTCCAGCCGGAGAGTCCCAGCGGACGCAGAGCCTTCCCGCCTCGGCCCCGCTTACCAGGCCTTCGCCCCGTGTAGGGGTGCCAAAGATTTCCTCTAGCTCTACCTTGGTTCTCACCCGCGCACCTATGAGTCGCGTTGCCTCCCAGCCGAATGGCTCTCCCGGGTATTCACCATCCCAGCGATCACACAGGTTGGTTGCCATGAGTCGCTCGAAATCTCTCTTGGGTAGTCGCCTTTCGCTCCATTGACCGCTGCTACAGAATACTTCTTCACCATGGCATCGCAATTGGCAGAAGTTGCAGGTGGCGCAGGACTTCGTCAACTCTTCTGCTGGCAGGTCCGTGGTGTGCGTAATACAAAAGAAGCACCGTTCGGCAGGGACGGGGGGCTTATACAGAGCGATTTGACCGGCGGCCTCCGCGCCGTCGCGTCCCTGAATCCAGACTCGGAACACGTGCTCCCGATCTTGCGCGGCGCCGATGAGATCACAATACTCCCGGAGCGGTATCTCCACGACTCCCGTCCTGTCCAGTCGATATGGCCTTAAGGCATCTCCGAATCCGGCCTTTAGGCCAGGCCGAACCGTGCCAGGCTCGCACCGCAGCCAAAGCGCCTTGTCCGAGGCCGCTCTCACCCAATCGGGGGCAACGGTTATGATGCGGTCGGTCCACTCCGCCGGGGTATGACCGCACTCTCCCGCTGCCCACCAGATACGCTGCAGCACTAGTTCGATGGGAACGGGCCTGCCTCCTTCGCTGCGTAGTTCCCACACAGTTCGATCC of Bacillota bacterium contains these proteins:
- a CDS encoding DEAD/DEAH box helicase: MSAHDVLNMCNTIAARYRAYLETTFYFRDPVLRNSFAKALESEDLIKGPYLESMPAFTRGETPRTLLPELGVNPDDAFLQAIEGDRPLWRHQEEAIRRIAAGRNVVVATGTGSGKTESFLLPILFH